The proteins below are encoded in one region of Caulobacter henricii:
- a CDS encoding enoyl-ACP reductase FabI gives MADDYAFPKGELMRGKKGLVMGVANHNSIAWGIASQLAAQGAEMIFTYQGEALERRVRPLAESIGVTTLVPADVTDDASMDAAFAAIEDKFGTIDFVVHSVAFANKDELKGSFVDNTTRDGFLLAMNISAYSFVDVAKRAARLMPNGGSLITMTYLGSERTIPNYNTMGVAKAALEAATRYIARDLGPKGIRCNAISAGAMRTLALAGIAGGRGMIAQGRAFSAMKEDTSMEGVAGAALWLVSDLGRSTTGEVVHVDAGFHMMGMPDEVEA, from the coding sequence ATGGCTGACGATTACGCATTCCCCAAGGGTGAGCTGATGCGGGGCAAGAAGGGCCTCGTCATGGGCGTCGCCAACCACAACTCGATCGCCTGGGGCATCGCGTCACAACTCGCCGCCCAGGGCGCCGAGATGATCTTCACCTATCAGGGCGAAGCCCTCGAGCGCCGGGTCCGGCCTCTGGCCGAGAGCATCGGCGTGACCACCCTGGTGCCGGCCGATGTCACCGACGACGCCTCGATGGACGCCGCCTTTGCCGCGATTGAAGACAAGTTCGGCACGATCGATTTCGTCGTCCATTCGGTGGCCTTTGCCAACAAGGATGAACTGAAGGGGTCGTTTGTCGACAACACCACCCGCGACGGCTTTCTGCTGGCCATGAACATCTCGGCCTACAGCTTCGTCGACGTGGCCAAGCGCGCCGCCAGGCTGATGCCCAATGGCGGCTCGCTGATCACCATGACCTATCTGGGCTCAGAGCGGACCATTCCCAACTACAACACCATGGGCGTGGCCAAGGCCGCCCTGGAAGCGGCGACCCGCTATATCGCCCGTGACCTCGGCCCCAAGGGCATCCGTTGCAACGCCATCTCGGCCGGTGCCATGCGCACCCTGGCCCTGGCAGGTATTGCCGGTGGCCGGGGCATGATCGCCCAGGGCCGGGCCTTCAGCGCGATGAAGGAAGATACCTCGATGGAAGGCGTTGCCGGGGCCGCCCTGTGGCTGGTCTCCGACCTCGGCCGTTCGACCACGGGCGAAGTCGTTCACGTCGATGCCGGCTTCCACATGATGGGCATGCCCGACGAAGTCGAAGCCTAG
- a CDS encoding 2-hydroxyacid dehydrogenase: MAARKLKVIVTRKLPDPVETRMCELFDTELNVTDKPLTADELVDAMKRADVLVPTITDRIDSRLLSRSGDRLKLIANFGAGVDNIDVATANARGIIVTNTPGVLTEDTADLTMTLIMAASRRVVEGAEVVKSGGFHGWSPTWMLGRRLWGKRLGIIGMGRIGQAVARRAKAFGMQVHYHNRKPVSPRIAEELGCTYWESLDQMLARMDFISVNCPHTPATYHLLSARRLKLLRPHAILVNTARGEVIDEGALANMLARGDIAGAGLDVYEHEPAINPKLLKLPNVVLLPHMGSATVEGRIDMGEKVIVNVKTFMDGHRPPDRVIPAML; encoded by the coding sequence ATGGCAGCCCGCAAGCTCAAAGTCATCGTCACCCGCAAACTCCCCGATCCGGTGGAGACGCGGATGTGCGAACTGTTCGACACCGAACTCAACGTCACCGACAAACCCTTGACGGCGGATGAACTGGTGGACGCCATGAAACGGGCCGATGTGCTCGTGCCGACGATCACCGACCGGATCGACTCGCGTCTTCTGTCCCGATCCGGCGATCGGCTCAAGCTGATCGCCAATTTCGGGGCCGGGGTCGACAATATCGACGTCGCCACCGCCAATGCGCGCGGCATCATCGTCACCAATACGCCCGGCGTCCTGACCGAGGACACCGCCGACCTGACCATGACCCTGATCATGGCCGCCTCGCGCCGCGTCGTCGAAGGTGCCGAGGTGGTCAAGTCGGGCGGCTTCCATGGCTGGTCCCCGACCTGGATGCTGGGCCGCCGCCTGTGGGGCAAGCGCTTGGGCATCATCGGCATGGGCCGGATCGGCCAGGCCGTGGCCCGCCGCGCCAAGGCCTTCGGCATGCAGGTGCATTATCACAACCGCAAGCCGGTCAGCCCCCGTATCGCCGAGGAACTGGGCTGCACCTACTGGGAAAGCCTCGACCAGATGCTGGCCCGGATGGACTTCATCTCGGTCAACTGCCCGCACACCCCGGCCACCTATCACCTGCTGTCGGCCCGCCGCCTGAAGCTGCTGCGGCCGCACGCCATCCTGGTCAATACGGCCCGCGGCGAGGTGATCGACGAAGGGGCCCTGGCCAACATGCTGGCCCGTGGCGACATCGCCGGGGCGGGCCTCGACGTCTATGAGCACGAGCCGGCCATCAATCCCAAGCTGCTGAAACTGCCCAATGTCGTGCTCCTGCCCCATATGGGCTCGGCCACGGTCGAGGGCCGCATCGACATGGGCGAAAAGGTCATCGTCAACGTCAAGACCTTCATGGACGGCCACCGCCCGCCGGACCGGGTCATTCCGGCGATGCTGTAG
- the fabA gene encoding 3-hydroxyacyl-[acyl-carrier-protein] dehydratase FabA, producing MQQSSYTLDELLACGRGEMFGPGNAQLPVPPMLMFDRIVRIESEGGKYGKGYVEAEFDIHPDLWFFGCHFIGDPVMPGCLGLDAMWQLVGFFLGWSGAPGRGRALGVGEVKFTGQVTQDVKKVVYKIDLKRVIMRKLVMGIADGVLEADGKVIYETKDLKVGLFTAEQMAS from the coding sequence ATGCAACAGAGCTCCTACACCCTCGACGAACTCCTGGCCTGCGGTCGCGGCGAGATGTTTGGCCCCGGCAACGCCCAGCTGCCCGTGCCGCCCATGCTGATGTTCGACCGCATCGTCCGGATCGAATCCGAAGGCGGCAAGTACGGCAAGGGCTATGTCGAGGCAGAGTTCGACATCCATCCCGACCTCTGGTTTTTCGGCTGCCACTTCATCGGCGACCCGGTCATGCCCGGCTGCCTGGGCCTGGATGCCATGTGGCAGCTGGTCGGCTTCTTCCTCGGCTGGTCGGGCGCGCCCGGTCGCGGCCGCGCCCTGGGCGTCGGCGAGGTCAAGTTCACCGGTCAGGTCACCCAGGACGTCAAGAAGGTCGTCTACAAGATCGATCTGAAGCGGGTGATCATGCGCAAGCTGGTCATGGGCATTGCCGACGGCGTGCTGGAGGCCGATGGCAAGGTCATCTACGAAACCAAGGACCTGAAGGTCGGTCTGTTCACCGCCGAGCAGATGGCGTCCTGA
- a CDS encoding alpha/beta fold hydrolase gives MKTLFRGVLIALAVIIALLAVSWLVLQRKDIPYATLEAKYGNPASRYMDLPDGVRVHYRDEGRRDGPTLVLVHGFSASLHAWEPWVRSLSGDYRVITLDLPGHGLTRADAGYAAGRAGYGAVVDQVTRKLGVERFTLGGNSMGGAVAWEYALDYPDRLEGLVLVDAAGWPSSGGNQAVIFRILQNPLGRAVLKNIDTRPLVRQGLVAGYLDPKLVTEALVDRYVDLARAPGHRDILLGLQSGPRRVATAESLAAIKVPTLVMFGEQDKLIPAAHGKRFAEAIPGSTLILYPEAGHAPMEQIPDRSVADLKAWLKAKVYPVAVPSGS, from the coding sequence ATGAAGACGCTGTTTCGCGGGGTGTTGATCGCCTTGGCTGTGATCATCGCCTTGCTGGCCGTCAGCTGGCTGGTCCTGCAGCGCAAGGACATCCCCTATGCGACCCTGGAGGCCAAATATGGCAATCCGGCCTCGCGCTATATGGATCTCCCCGACGGCGTGCGGGTGCATTATCGCGACGAGGGCCGGCGCGACGGACCGACCCTGGTTCTGGTCCACGGCTTCTCTGCCTCCCTGCACGCCTGGGAACCCTGGGTGCGGTCCCTGTCCGGCGATTATCGCGTCATCACCCTGGACCTGCCCGGCCACGGCCTGACCCGCGCCGATGCCGGCTATGCCGCCGGTCGGGCGGGCTATGGGGCGGTGGTCGATCAGGTGACCCGCAAGCTGGGGGTCGAGCGCTTCACCCTGGGCGGCAATTCGATGGGCGGGGCTGTGGCCTGGGAATATGCCCTCGACTATCCTGACCGGCTGGAAGGCCTGGTTCTGGTCGATGCCGCCGGCTGGCCGTCGAGCGGCGGCAATCAGGCGGTGATCTTCCGGATCCTGCAAAATCCCCTGGGCCGGGCCGTGCTCAAGAACATCGATACCCGGCCCCTGGTCCGTCAGGGTCTGGTGGCGGGCTATCTGGATCCCAAGCTGGTGACCGAGGCCCTGGTCGACCGCTATGTCGACCTGGCCCGCGCGCCGGGCCATCGCGACATCCTGCTGGGCCTGCAGTCGGGTCCGCGCCGGGTGGCGACGGCGGAAAGCCTGGCGGCGATCAAGGTCCCGACCCTGGTGATGTTCGGCGAACAGGACAAGCTGATCCCGGCCGCCCACGGCAAGCGCTTTGCCGAGGCCATACCGGGTTCGACCCTGATCCTCTATCCCGAGGCCGGCCACGCCCCGATGGAACAGATCCCCGACCGCTCGGTCGCCGACCTCAAGGCCTGGCTGAAGGCGAAGGTCTATCCGGTGGCGGTGCCGTCAGGGTCCTGA
- the fabB gene encoding beta-ketoacyl-ACP synthase I, whose protein sequence is MRRVVVTGLGIVSSIGNNANEVLASLREAKSGVVAAPDYAELGFRCQVHATVKLDSWEALVDRRAARFLAPGTAYAHIAMEQAIADSGLEEASISNERTGLIVGSGGPSTQVIIEAAATTREKGPKRIGPFAVPKAMSSGPSAVLSTWFKIRGINYSISSACATSAHCIGAAAEQIQMGKQDIVFAGGCEELDWSLSNLFDAMGAMSSNFNDRPTVASRAYDKDRDGFVIAGGAGIVVLEEYEHAKARGAKIYGELVGYAANSDGFDMVAPSGEGAARCMRLAMAQAGGRTIDYLNPHGTSTPVGDSKEMGAVREVFGDKAPLISSTKSLTGHSLGAAGAQEAIYSILMLNNDFAAQSANIETLDPEFADLPILLERSDKPLTTVMSNSFGFGGTNGTLIFSRAD, encoded by the coding sequence ATGCGTCGCGTCGTCGTCACCGGACTGGGGATCGTCTCGTCCATAGGCAACAACGCCAATGAGGTTCTCGCCTCACTGCGTGAAGCCAAGTCCGGTGTGGTTGCCGCGCCCGACTATGCGGAACTCGGCTTTCGCTGCCAGGTGCATGCCACGGTCAAGCTCGACTCCTGGGAAGCCCTGGTCGACCGCCGTGCGGCGCGCTTCCTGGCCCCGGGCACGGCCTATGCCCATATCGCCATGGAACAGGCGATCGCCGATTCCGGCCTGGAAGAGGCCAGCATCTCCAATGAGCGGACCGGCCTGATCGTCGGATCGGGCGGCCCGTCCACCCAGGTGATCATCGAGGCGGCGGCGACGACCCGGGAAAAGGGTCCCAAGCGGATCGGCCCGTTCGCGGTGCCCAAGGCCATGAGCTCGGGCCCCTCGGCAGTGCTGTCGACCTGGTTCAAGATCCGCGGCATCAACTATTCGATCAGCTCGGCCTGCGCGACCAGCGCCCATTGCATCGGCGCGGCCGCCGAACAGATCCAGATGGGCAAGCAGGACATCGTCTTCGCCGGCGGCTGCGAGGAGCTCGACTGGAGCCTGTCCAACCTGTTCGACGCCATGGGCGCGATGAGCAGCAACTTCAACGACCGCCCCACCGTGGCCAGCCGCGCCTATGACAAGGACCGCGACGGCTTCGTGATCGCCGGCGGGGCCGGCATCGTGGTGCTGGAAGAGTATGAGCACGCCAAGGCGCGCGGCGCGAAGATCTATGGCGAACTGGTCGGCTATGCCGCCAATTCCGACGGCTTCGACATGGTCGCCCCCTCGGGCGAGGGCGCGGCCCGCTGCATGCGTCTGGCCATGGCCCAGGCCGGTGGCCGGACCATCGACTATCTGAACCCGCACGGCACCTCGACGCCGGTCGGCGACAGCAAGGAAATGGGCGCGGTGCGCGAGGTGTTCGGCGACAAGGCGCCGCTGATCTCCTCGACCAAGTCCCTGACCGGCCACAGCCTAGGGGCGGCCGGGGCCCAGGAGGCGATCTATTCGATCCTGATGCTCAATAATGATTTTGCCGCCCAGAGCGCCAATATCGAGACCCTGGATCCTGAATTTGCCGACCTGCCGATCCTGCTGGAGCGGTCCGACAAGCCCCTGACCACGGTGATGTCCAACAGCTTCGGCTTTGGCGGCACCAATGGCACGCTGATCTTCAGCCGCGCCGACTGA
- a CDS encoding SH3 domain-containing protein — protein sequence MPPNCKHRSLGIMAALVLAVLAAPAAAADAPRTTPSGLEVPRYVSLKYDTVNARNGPDEAHRLLWVYRARGLPVQVVAETREWRRICDPEGGLAWVHKRTTDGRQTAMRLKPTPLALLANPKDGSRVNAWLRGRSTANLDRCDKGWCRLKADGSSGWAREGEIWGAAPEAQCKP from the coding sequence ATGCCGCCGAATTGCAAACATCGTTCGCTCGGGATCATGGCCGCTTTGGTGCTGGCAGTGCTTGCCGCGCCGGCCGCCGCCGCCGATGCGCCCCGCACCACGCCCTCGGGCCTGGAGGTGCCGCGCTATGTCTCGCTGAAATATGACACGGTCAACGCCCGCAACGGCCCGGACGAGGCCCACCGCCTGCTGTGGGTCTATCGCGCCAGGGGCCTGCCGGTGCAGGTGGTGGCCGAAACCCGCGAGTGGCGGCGGATCTGCGATCCCGAGGGCGGCCTGGCCTGGGTGCACAAGCGCACGACCGATGGACGCCAGACCGCCATGCGCCTGAAACCGACGCCCCTGGCCCTGCTGGCCAATCCCAAGGACGGGTCGCGGGTCAATGCCTGGCTGCGGGGTCGTTCCACGGCCAATCTCGACCGTTGCGACAAGGGCTGGTGTCGTCTGAAGGCTGACGGATCGTCGGGCTGGGCCCGCGAGGGCGAGATCTGGGGAGCCGCCCCCGAAGCTCAGTGCAAGCCCTGA
- a CDS encoding TetR/AcrR family transcriptional regulator, whose amino-acid sequence MPRIPGQIDVAKTEAILDAAIEVIGQRGLSAPMEAIARHAGVSKQTVYNHYGCKAELVRALMARRVELITAPLRMPGAEENPQAALEAYARSILETVNGASSYSVMRVVIQGAGEMPEVAHEVFEAGPRHARRQLAAFLETETRLGRLQVEDFDQAAEFFSGMVLGHAQLRALLCLPADKTQAQFDDLAREAAKRFLKAYGP is encoded by the coding sequence ATGCCCAGGATCCCCGGACAGATCGACGTCGCCAAGACCGAGGCCATTCTCGACGCGGCCATCGAGGTGATCGGCCAGCGCGGCCTGTCCGCGCCCATGGAGGCGATCGCCCGCCACGCCGGCGTCTCCAAACAGACGGTCTATAACCACTATGGCTGCAAGGCCGAGCTGGTCCGCGCCCTGATGGCCCGGCGGGTCGAGCTGATCACCGCCCCGCTGCGCATGCCGGGGGCCGAGGAAAATCCCCAGGCCGCGCTCGAGGCCTATGCCCGCTCGATCCTGGAGACGGTGAACGGGGCCAGCAGCTATTCGGTCATGCGGGTCGTGATCCAGGGGGCCGGCGAAATGCCCGAGGTGGCCCATGAGGTCTTCGAGGCCGGTCCGCGCCATGCCCGCCGACAGCTGGCCGCCTTCCTGGAGACCGAGACGCGCCTCGGCCGCCTGCAGGTCGAGGACTTCGACCAGGCCGCTGAGTTCTTTTCCGGCATGGTCCTGGGCCATGCCCAGCTTCGGGCCCTGCTGTGCCTGCCCGCCGACAAGACCCAGGCCCAGTTTGACGACCTCGCCCGCGAGGCCGCCAAACGGTTCCTGAAAGCCTATGGGCCCTAG
- a CDS encoding HesA/MoeB/ThiF family protein, protein MSFSDSEVERYARHLVLREVGGPGQQKLKAARVLLVGMGGLGAPAALYLAAAGVGTLGLADPDTVSLSNLQRQVLYQTADIGRAKVEVAAERLTAINPHVALETHPVWLDVANAGDLVSRYDLILDGTDDFATRFAVSDACLAHGKTLVSGALGRWTGQVAVFQGQPCYRCLVPEVPPDAETCALVGVVGALAGVIGAMMALEAVKLITGAGQALNGRLLIYDALAAETRTVRIGADPACPACGA, encoded by the coding sequence ATGAGCTTTTCGGACAGCGAGGTCGAACGCTATGCCCGCCATCTGGTGCTGCGCGAGGTCGGCGGACCGGGCCAGCAGAAGCTGAAGGCGGCTCGGGTCCTGCTGGTCGGCATGGGCGGTCTGGGCGCGCCGGCCGCGCTCTATCTGGCCGCCGCCGGGGTGGGAACCCTGGGCCTGGCCGATCCCGATACGGTGTCCCTGTCCAATCTGCAGCGCCAGGTCCTGTACCAGACCGCCGATATCGGCCGCGCCAAGGTCGAGGTCGCCGCCGAGCGCCTGACGGCGATCAATCCGCATGTGGCCCTCGAAACCCATCCGGTATGGCTGGACGTCGCCAATGCCGGGGACCTTGTTTCCCGGTATGACCTGATCCTCGACGGCACCGACGACTTTGCCACCCGCTTTGCCGTCAGCGACGCCTGTCTGGCCCACGGCAAGACCCTGGTCAGCGGGGCCCTGGGCCGCTGGACCGGCCAGGTCGCGGTGTTTCAGGGCCAGCCCTGTTATCGCTGTCTGGTGCCTGAGGTCCCGCCGGACGCCGAAACCTGCGCCCTGGTCGGCGTGGTCGGGGCCCTCGCCGGTGTGATCGGTGCGATGATGGCCCTGGAGGCGGTCAAGCTGATCACCGGCGCGGGGCAGGCCCTGAACGGCCGCCTGCTGATCTACGACGCCCTGGCGGCGGAGACCCGCACGGTGCGGATCGGGGCCGATCCGGCCTGCCCGGCCTGCGGCGCTTGA
- a CDS encoding tetratricopeptide repeat protein: protein MATARAAFDLYRAGRLAEAAALCERLVIEAPSVEAWHLLGVSRLGLGQAEGALTALDAGLALDARRSGLLSARALALNALVRDVEAVDAARAAIAADPDNPPVLNALGVSLRRLGKAEQALTAYDAALAAEPGFVDALCNRAVALTDLGRFDAALAAHDLAVRAAPREARALANRAALKSLLNRPAEAARDLEAVLELDPLYPRLAGDLMWARRQTCDWREDAALDMLVKADLKLGRPGVSPFAALAMFDIPALHRRCAELAAPPPVPRPGRSCHMPGSPIPVAYLSADLHDHATARLLAGVLEAHDRDRFEITLLSYGPDLGGELRDRIDRAAHHRIDVRSLSDAEVADLVEQLGIEILVDLKGYTQDGRPGILAHRAAPVQVSWLGYPGTLGCPYVDYVIADPVVLPRGAESDWSEAVVRLPLYQPNDALTEATTPVPARADEGLPEDAFVFGCLNSPGKITPETFAAWMRILTRSPGSVLWLYEGVPGASANLRAQAAELGVDPRRLVFARPVQHAAHLARQDLADLMLDTSPYGAHTTASDALRRGVPLLTAPGKSFASRVAASLLTRLGLPELIAADTEAYVAQAVRLAGDRAALTALKTRLEDTLHTSAVFDPAVFAATLERAFETMAKRSWAGLSPESFDVEPF, encoded by the coding sequence TTGGCGACCGCCCGCGCGGCATTCGACCTCTACAGAGCCGGCCGACTGGCCGAGGCCGCCGCCCTGTGCGAGCGGCTGGTGATCGAGGCCCCCAGCGTCGAGGCCTGGCACCTGCTCGGCGTGTCGCGCCTGGGTCTTGGCCAGGCCGAGGGTGCCCTGACCGCTCTGGATGCGGGCCTGGCCCTGGATGCCCGGCGGTCGGGCCTGTTATCGGCCCGGGCCCTGGCCCTGAACGCCCTGGTGCGAGACGTCGAGGCGGTGGACGCGGCCCGGGCGGCGATCGCGGCTGATCCCGACAACCCGCCCGTCCTCAACGCCCTGGGCGTGTCGCTGCGGCGGCTGGGCAAGGCCGAACAGGCCCTGACGGCCTATGATGCGGCGCTCGCGGCCGAGCCGGGCTTTGTCGACGCGCTCTGCAATCGTGCCGTGGCCCTGACCGATCTCGGTCGCTTCGACGCGGCCCTGGCGGCGCATGACCTGGCCGTCCGCGCCGCGCCGCGCGAGGCCAGGGCCCTGGCCAACCGCGCGGCCCTGAAGTCGCTGCTGAACCGGCCGGCCGAGGCGGCGCGCGACCTCGAAGCCGTGCTGGAGCTGGATCCGCTCTATCCCCGCCTCGCCGGCGACCTGATGTGGGCGCGCCGCCAGACCTGCGACTGGCGCGAGGACGCGGCGCTCGACATGCTGGTCAAGGCCGACCTCAAGCTCGGTCGCCCGGGCGTCTCGCCTTTCGCGGCCCTGGCGATGTTCGACATCCCCGCCCTGCACCGGCGGTGCGCCGAACTGGCGGCGCCGCCGCCGGTTCCACGGCCAGGCCGGTCCTGCCACATGCCAGGTTCGCCGATCCCGGTCGCCTATCTGTCGGCGGACCTGCATGACCACGCCACGGCCAGGCTTCTGGCCGGAGTCCTCGAGGCGCATGACCGCGACCGCTTCGAGATCACCCTGCTGTCCTATGGGCCCGACCTGGGCGGGGAGCTGCGCGATCGGATCGATCGGGCGGCCCATCACCGGATCGATGTCCGCAGCCTGTCCGACGCTGAGGTGGCGGATCTTGTTGAACAGCTGGGCATCGAGATCCTTGTGGATCTCAAGGGCTACACCCAGGACGGCCGGCCGGGGATCCTGGCCCACCGCGCCGCCCCGGTTCAGGTCAGCTGGCTGGGCTATCCGGGAACCCTGGGCTGTCCCTATGTCGACTATGTCATCGCCGATCCCGTGGTCTTGCCGCGTGGCGCAGAGAGTGACTGGAGCGAGGCGGTGGTGCGGTTGCCGCTGTACCAGCCCAATGACGCTCTGACGGAGGCGACGACTCCGGTTCCGGCACGGGCCGATGAGGGCCTGCCGGAGGACGCTTTCGTGTTCGGCTGCCTGAACAGCCCCGGCAAGATCACGCCGGAGACCTTTGCCGCCTGGATGCGGATTCTGACCAGGTCCCCGGGTTCTGTCCTTTGGCTCTATGAGGGCGTGCCCGGCGCGTCGGCCAATCTCAGGGCGCAGGCCGCAGAACTGGGGGTCGATCCCCGGAGGCTGGTCTTCGCTCGCCCGGTCCAGCACGCGGCCCACCTGGCGCGCCAGGACTTGGCCGACCTGATGCTCGACACCTCGCCCTATGGTGCCCACACCACCGCCAGCGACGCCTTGCGGAGGGGTGTTCCGCTCTTGACCGCGCCGGGCAAGAGCTTCGCCAGCCGGGTCGCTGCCAGTCTGCTGACTCGCCTGGGTCTGCCGGAGCTGATCGCGGCCGATACAGAGGCCTATGTGGCTCAGGCCGTGCGTCTGGCCGGTGATCGTGCGGCGCTCACGGCGCTCAAGACTCGGCTGGAGGATACACTGCACACTTCGGCGGTGTTTGATCCGGCGGTGTTCGCCGCCACCCTGGAGCGCGCCTTTGAAACCATGGCCAAGCGGTCATGGGCTGGCCTTTCGCCCGAGAGCTTCGATGTCGAGCCTTTCTGA